In the Saccharococcus thermophilus genome, TACGCAATGCTTGATCGCGTCATGGGCGGCAGAGGAACAAGCATGAATAAAGTAGATAACCTGACCGAAATTGAAACGCGGATTATGTCCAATTTGTTTGATAAAGCGTTTGCCAATTTGCGCGATGCCTGGGAATCTATTGCCGACATCGATCCCGTTTTAGCTGATTTTGAAGTAAACCCTCAATTTTTGCAAATGATATCGCCGAATGATACGGTGGTGGTCATTTCGCTGAACACACAAATCGGCGAGACGAGCGGAATGATGAATATTTGTATACCGCATGTTGTGCTTGAGCCTATCATGCCAAGATTATCGGTTCATTATTGGATGCAGGCGCAGAAAAAAGAAAGCTCCCCCGAGGAAGCAAAAGCGCTCGAGGAACGGATTCGTTTTGCCAAGCTGCCGATTGTTGCGGAACTTGGCACGGCGACGATTACGATTGAAGAATTTTTGCAGTTGGAAGTCGGCGATGTGATTGAGCTTACGCAGTCGATTCATCAACCGCTTTTAGTGAAAGTCGGCGATATTCCAAAATTTATTGGGCAACCCGGAAAGAGAAATAAAAAGCTGGCGGTTCAAATTT is a window encoding:
- the fliM gene encoding flagellar motor switch protein FliM; this translates as MTAGEVLSQSEIDALLAALSTGEMSAEELKKEEEGKRVKVYDFKRALRFSKDQIRSLTRIHENFARLLTTFFSAQLRTYVQISVASADQIPYEEFIRSIPKMTIINVFEVPPLNGHILMEVNPNIAYAMLDRVMGGRGTSMNKVDNLTEIETRIMSNLFDKAFANLRDAWESIADIDPVLADFEVNPQFLQMISPNDTVVVISLNTQIGETSGMMNICIPHVVLEPIMPRLSVHYWMQAQKKESSPEEAKALEERIRFAKLPIVAELGTATITIEEFLQLEVGDVIELTQSIHQPLLVKVGDIPKFIGQPGKRNKKLAVQILGTVKGGEHDDDE